A stretch of the Capsicum annuum cultivar UCD-10X-F1 chromosome 10, UCD10Xv1.1, whole genome shotgun sequence genome encodes the following:
- the LOC107844302 gene encoding uncharacterized protein LOC107844302, giving the protein MDISQLVIYMQQVEKEKKKQDEIEEKQSKKFCYSNQGGGQQQSEKCWSQGNVPSLMLVKEGRNKCSQVHCSISEEGRNKCFRCSQIGHMQRDCPFRVASGENKIPITDALVSAPKGVTSASGSITGQNCLYALTSHQEFEASPDVVTVLTF; this is encoded by the exons atggatatttctCAGCTTGTGATTTATATGCAGCAAgttgaaaaagagaagaagaagcaagatgaAATTGAGGAGAaacagagtaagaagttttgctactcgaatcagggtggaggtcagcagcaAAGTG AAAAGTGTTGGTCCCAGGGCAACGTGCCTAGTCTCATGCTAGTAAAGGAAGGGAGGAACAAGTGCAGTCAGGTGCATTGTAGTATTTCTGAAGAAgggaggaacaagtgctttaGATGtagtcagattggtcatatgcagagaGATTGTCCTTTTAGGGTTGCTTCTGGGGAAAACAAGATTCCAATTACGGATGCATTAGTTTCTGCACCAAAAGGTGTTACTTCTGCTTCTGGTTCAATCACTGGTCAAAACTGTCTCTATGCCCTCACTAGTCATCAGGAGTTCGAGGCatcccctgatgttgttactg TCCTGACATTTtag